In Brienomyrus brachyistius isolate T26 chromosome 3, BBRACH_0.4, whole genome shotgun sequence, the following proteins share a genomic window:
- the LOC125738311 gene encoding zinc finger protein 800-like, whose translation MERKGKIVLTRDGSCQTEPSHPDLCQPGPAVPSATPQTPVRTLGPGELSSVQKQTFTSLSGIEQIIECFRSGTAELMHTLLREVDTIFECKLCRSLFRGLPNLVRHKEFYCFSRSDEAGVTSPGDQNQPMMDLLKDRPGSAVKQGHKSTQNTFSSEENQTQLREQETANHDHENLKEHLTDVTVEKEIKTDDSNRPVKVKFGKQEVEWMKAKRDEERAKQADALSISCSLCGKDFSSLCRLRQHCLRIHKDNPDDLRRLRGKLPLPVGLQSGGRGRSQCPPGTPRHSCGVCGKPFVSKATMQRHLDSEHRAQYQGSTAMGKPGGGKSSPPPPQHKMMTRHKYVFRTTRPSRKGAMKKHSVRTKIEPAGKVGGKTKASQDAQSLRLSSPKLQIGFDLKQHYCRICKRQFTSGKNLRKHIDRHVEGNEIFVKFFRCPLCIYESRRTSDLIRHMKVVHKKLPSYLDKVMPKVVSQAIKKPVEMVLDGQTTQWETTKASRRGHGGSAWSPAPYRDTSAIRSSTTIEGGTEKKAKKKIPLHTCDACGRAFSRKVNLEVHCRSHVTARTSRSLQSQRAPSTRSKMQCPQWMPAAS comes from the exons ATGGAAAGGAAAGGCAAGATTGTCCTGACCAGAGACGGCTCCTGTCAGACAGAGCCTTCCCACCCTGACCTCTGCCAGCCGGGTCCTGCCGTCCCCAGTGCAACACCTCAAACACCAG TACGCACCCTGGGGCCTGGAGAGCTCTCCTCAGTGCAGAAGCAGACCTTCACGTCCTTGTCTGGCATCGAGCAGATAATCGAGTGCTTCCGCTCTG GTACTGCAGAGCTCATGCACACGCTTCTGAGAGAGGTGGACACCATATTTGAGTGCAAACTGTGTCGCAGCTTGTTTCGTGGCCTGCCCAACCTCGTCAGGCACAAGGAGTTCTACTGCTTCTCCAGGTCGGACGAGGCTGGCG TCACATCCCCAGGTGATCAGAACCAGCCAATGATGGACCTGCTGAAGGACAGGCCAGGCAGTGCGGTCAAGCAGGGTCACAAGAGTACCCAGAATACTTTTTCTAGTGAGGAGAACCAGACCCAGCTCAGAGAGCAGGAAACTGCCAACCATGACCATGAGAATCTTAAGGAGCACCTAACTGACGTGACTGTTGAGAAGGAGATCAAGACTGATGACTCAAACAGGCCAGTGAAGGTCAAATTCGGCAAACAAGAGGTAGAATGGATGAAGGCAAAGAGAGATGAGGAGAGAGCCAAGCAAGCAGATGCCTTGAGCATCTCCTGTAGCTTGTGTGGGAAAGATTTCAGCTCGCTCTGCCGATTGCGTCAACATTGCCTCAGGATCCACAAGGACAACCCTGATGACCTCCGGAGGCTCAGAGGGAAGCTCCCTCTGCCTGTCGGTCTTCAGTCTGGGGGGCGAGGCCGGTCGCAGTGCCCCCCAGGCACTCCCAGACACAGCTGTGGCGTGTGTGGGAAGCCCTTTGTCTCCAAAGCTACTATGCAGCGACATCTTGACAGTGAGCACCGTGCTCAGTACCAGGGTTCTACTGCTATGGGCAAACCCGGAGGTGGAAAATCCTCACCACCACCTCCTCAGCATAAGATGATGACAAGACACAAGTATGTCTTTCGCACGACTCGGCCCAGTCGGAAGGGTGCTATGAAGAAGCACAGCGTCAGAACCAAGATCGAGCCCGCGGGTAAGGTGGGTGGGAAGACCAAGGCCTCGCAGGATGCCCAAAGCCTCAGGCTGAGCAGCCCCAAACTCCAGATTGGGTTTGACCTAAAGCAGCACTACTGTCGAATTTGCAAGAGGCAGTTCACCTCTGGCAAGAACCTGAGGAAGCACATTGACCGACATGTAGAGGGCAACGAGATCTTCGTCAAGTTCTTCCGTTGCCCCCTCTGCATCTACGAGTCGCGCCGCACATCGGACCTCATCCGACACATGAAGGTGGTACACAAAAAGCTGCCAAGCTACCTAGATAAGGTCATGCCCAAGGTGGTGAGCCAGGCTATCAAGAAGCCGGTGGAGATGGTTCTCGATGGGCAGACCACACAGTGGGAGACCACAAAGGCCAGCCGTCGTGGTCATGGTGGGTCTGCCTGGTCCCCTGCTCCCTACAGGGACACCTCTGCCATCAGGTCTTCCACCACCATTGAGGGAGGCACTGAGAAGAAAGCCAAGAAGAAGATCCCCCTTCACACTTGTGATGCGTGTGGGCGGGCCTTCAGCAGAAAGGTGAACCTGGAGGTCCACTGCAGGAGCCATGTGACGGCCAGGACCTCGCGCTCACTGCAGAGCCAGAGGGCTCCAAGCACACGATCCAAAATGCA GTGCCCCCAGTGGATGCCTGCAGCCTCTTAA
- the atxn7l1 gene encoding ataxin-7-like protein 1 isoform X2 gives MHNRNQRKHDSPSEPRAPQGPDRNRGPPSLKTGATAHKAARAPREHPHSAFGRATHAVYPPKASRGKPCMSVPVVSLEKMPSLGRAEGGHVHLSCTPPSSSSSSSSSLYSSPPPPASHRSQERLVNGKGPAPPPAQFEQRNEAPPSPYDWWPSSSPSVMDRQARLHALPSPYDWWPSSSPSLMDRQARPHAPPSPMHKRASASLSVLDRKTQNGTEGKTYKRLSGRVFDPDKHCGVLDPESSRPCTRSLTCKTHSLTHRRAVPGRRKLFDTLLAEHKGRAKEKDRGCRRETPAGGGGLSPEPLPADHANGNDTRSPLKTRLASLCVPRLPAAGGGGAVAMFSCPGPPLAPVPPCPGAEGCNRLSSDETEGDGEAPEGPEGPDCHPRPLACCAFGARQVGPGGYVFDRRWDRLRAVLQRMVEKHISSQMWKKIPLALDSPVSLSGPLSSPQCPPASPVFSPLSAPALLPPARFAPPADGAPVLGYPAPFSHATGGGRGIFSILDPSPTPPGLDPLSSVGRQAKAKPGRSTRPHGPAPGALGVAVGGRKRKAPPTSVSTSATVSALPPCVPLPTPASNGTPTLSAKPEFSGRVEGDCRGAHVPGFHTPLEGDTCSPHGHPAESRKRKGCVTYTRPSKVPKLPQVSSIFRKSGAGLLPAVPEPPLPAFPRQPKIQH, from the exons ATGCACAACAGGAACC AGCGCAAACACGACTCCCCCTCTGAGCCCAGGGCCCCGCAGGGCCCCGACAGGAACAGGGGGCCGCCTTCACTGAAGACCGGCGCCACCGCGCACAAGGCCGCacgggcacccagggagcaccCTCACAGCGCGTTCGGCAGGGCCACCCATGCCGTGTACCCCCCCAAAGCCTCCCGCGGCAAGCCCTG TATGTCCGTCCCGGTCGTGAGTCTGGAGAAGATGCCCAGCCTGGGGAGAGCAGAAGGAGGCCATGTGCATCTCAGCTGCAcacctccctcctcctcctcctcttcctcctcttctttgTACTCTTCGCCACCCCCACCGGCATCCCACAGGTCTCAGGAGAGGCTCGTGAATGGCAAAGGCCCTGCTCCTCCCCCTGCCCAGTTTGAACAGAGAAACGAAGCTCCGCCCTCTCCCTATGATTGGTGGCCAAGCTCTTCCCCCTCTGTTATGGACAGACAAGCAAGGCTGCATGCTCTGCCCTCTCCCTATGATTGGTGGCCAAGCTCTTCCCCCTCTTTGATGGACAGGCAAGCAAGACCGCATGCTCCGCCCTCTCCTATGCACAAGCGAGCCAGTGCCTCTCTCTCAGTGCTGGACAGAAAGACCCAAAATGGCACCGAGGGCAAGACATATAAAAGGCTATCAG GGAGGGTTTTTGATCCCGACAAGCACTGCGGCGTCCTGGATCCAGAGAGCAGCAGGCCGTGCACACGATCACTGACCTGCAAG ACGCACTCCCTGACTCATCGGAGGGCGGTGCCGGGCCGGAGGAAGCTGTTTGACACCCTGCTGGCTGAACACAAGGGCCGAGCCAAGGAGAAGGACCGGGGCTGCAGACGGGAGACTCCGGCAGGAGGTGGCGGCCTGTCGCCCGAGCCCTTGCCTGCAGATCACGCCAACGGCAATGACACGAGGTCTCCTCTAAAAACCAGACTGGCCAGCTTATGTGTGCCGAG GCTGCCTGCGGCTGGtggtgggggcgccgtggcaATGTTCTCTTGCCCAGGTCCGCCTTTGGCACCTGTGCCTCCCTGCCCCGGGGCAGAAGGGTGTAACCGGCTGTCCAGCGATGAGACTGAGGGTGATGGCGAGGCCCCTGAGGGCCCCGAAGGGCCTGACTGCCATCCGCGGCCCTTGGCG TGCTGTGCATTCGGGGCCCGCCAGGTGGGTCCCGGGGGCTACGTGTTCGACCGGCGCTGGGACCGGCTGAGGGCGGTGCTGCAGCGAATGGTGGAGAAACACATCAGCTCACAGATGTGGAA GAAGATTCCGCTGGCTCTCGACAGCCCCGTGTCGCTGTCCGGGCCGCTCAGCTCCCCTCAGTGCCCCCCTGCCAGCCCGGTCTTCTCGCCCCTGTCGGCCCCCGCTCTCTTGCCCCCGGCCAGATTCGCCCCACCAGCAGATGGAGCCCCTGTGCTGGGCTACCCTGCCCCCTTCTCGCATGCCACTGGTGGCGGACGGGGAATCTTCAGCATCCtggacccctcccccaccccgccGGGCCTGGACCCCCTCTCGTCTGTGGGCAGACAGGCCAAGGCGAAGCCTGGGAGGAGCACACGACCTCATGGGCCAGCCCCTGGGGCTCTGGGCGTGGCGGTCGGGGGGCGGAAGAGGAAGGCCCCTCCCACTTCAGTGTCCACCTCCGCAACAGTTTCCGCATTGCCCCCCTGCGTCCCCCTCCCCACTCCTGCCAGTAACGGGACACCCACCCTCAGTGCCAAACCTGAGTTCTCTGGGCGCGTGGAAGGAGACTGCAGAGGCGCCCATGTGCCTGGCTTCCATACTCCACTAGAGGGCGACACCTGCTCACCCCACGGCCACCCTGCCGAGTCGAGGAAGCGGAAGGGATGCGTCACCTACACCAGACCCAGCAAGGTACCCAAGCTGCCACAGGTCTCCAGCATCTTCCGGAAGAGTGGCGCCGGCCTCCTGCCAGCGGTCCCCGAACCCCCGCTCCCTGCGTTTCCTCGACAG CCGAAGATTCAGCACTGA
- the si:dkey-42p14.3 gene encoding EF-hand calcium-binding domain-containing protein 10 encodes MATPREEEASRYLRDHRIDDLLHSLTSMLFFHRPQRPREFLIKQLELMKASRRGEAPCPCLFDAPSLDVLFGILDPTGRGHISAAQYRAALTTLGVKDFDESPEGASTDQISRETFKTEAQEGLLKSSTAFKAL; translated from the exons ATGGCGACGCCGCGGGAAGAGGAGGCGTCGCGCTACCTGCGGGATCACCGAATAGACGACCTCTTACACAGTTTAACTAGCATGCTGTTTTTCCACAGACCGC AACGACCGCGGGAGTTTCTGATCAAACAGCTGGAGCTGATGAAGGCTTCCAGGCGCGGGGAGGCGCCGTGCCCTTGCCTCTTCGACGCCCCCAGTTTGGACGTGCTGTTCGGGATACTGGACCCCACCGGCCGTGGGCACATCAGTGCGGCCCAGTACAGAGCGG CTTTAACTACTTTAGGAGTTAAGGACTTTGATGAGTCTCCTGAAGGTGCCTCCACAGACCAGATATCTCGGGAGACCTTCAAGACGGAAGC GCAAGAAGGTTTATTAAAAAGCTCGACAGCTTTTAAAGCTTTGTGA
- the atxn7l1 gene encoding ataxin-7-like protein 1 isoform X1 — MHNRNQRKHDSPSEPRAPQGPDRNRGPPSLKTGATAHKAARAPREHPHSAFGRATHAVYPPKASRGKPCMSVPVVSLEKMPSLGRAEGGHVHLSCTPPSSSSSSSSSLYSSPPPPASHRSQERLVNGKGPAPPPAQFEQRNEAPPSPYDWWPSSSPSVMDRQARLHALPSPYDWWPSSSPSLMDRQARPHAPPSPMHKRASASLSVLDRKTQNGTEGKTYKRLSGRVFDPDKHCGVLDPESSRPCTRSLTCKTHSLTHRRAVPGRRKLFDTLLAEHKGRAKEKDRGCRRETPAGGGGLSPEPLPADHANGNDTRSPLKTRLASLCVPRLPAAGGGGAVAMFSCPGPPLAPVPPCPGAEGCNRLSSDETEGDGEAPEGPEGPDCHPRPLACCAFGARQVGPGGYVFDRRWDRLRAVLQRMVEKHISSQMWKKIPLALDSPVSLSGPLSSPQCPPASPVFSPLSAPALLPPARFAPPADGAPVLGYPAPFSHATGGGRGIFSILDPSPTPPGLDPLSSVGRQAKAKPGRSTRPHGPAPGALGVAVGGRKRKAPPTSVSTSATVSALPPCVPLPTPASNGTPTLSAKPEFSGRVEGDCRGAHVPGFHTPLEGDTCSPHGHPAESRKRKGCVTYTRPSKVPKLPQVSSIFRKSGAGLLPAVPEPPLPAFPRQGGDMGGQQDRRQCNKRQDNAIPEQ, encoded by the exons ATGCACAACAGGAACC AGCGCAAACACGACTCCCCCTCTGAGCCCAGGGCCCCGCAGGGCCCCGACAGGAACAGGGGGCCGCCTTCACTGAAGACCGGCGCCACCGCGCACAAGGCCGCacgggcacccagggagcaccCTCACAGCGCGTTCGGCAGGGCCACCCATGCCGTGTACCCCCCCAAAGCCTCCCGCGGCAAGCCCTG TATGTCCGTCCCGGTCGTGAGTCTGGAGAAGATGCCCAGCCTGGGGAGAGCAGAAGGAGGCCATGTGCATCTCAGCTGCAcacctccctcctcctcctcctcttcctcctcttctttgTACTCTTCGCCACCCCCACCGGCATCCCACAGGTCTCAGGAGAGGCTCGTGAATGGCAAAGGCCCTGCTCCTCCCCCTGCCCAGTTTGAACAGAGAAACGAAGCTCCGCCCTCTCCCTATGATTGGTGGCCAAGCTCTTCCCCCTCTGTTATGGACAGACAAGCAAGGCTGCATGCTCTGCCCTCTCCCTATGATTGGTGGCCAAGCTCTTCCCCCTCTTTGATGGACAGGCAAGCAAGACCGCATGCTCCGCCCTCTCCTATGCACAAGCGAGCCAGTGCCTCTCTCTCAGTGCTGGACAGAAAGACCCAAAATGGCACCGAGGGCAAGACATATAAAAGGCTATCAG GGAGGGTTTTTGATCCCGACAAGCACTGCGGCGTCCTGGATCCAGAGAGCAGCAGGCCGTGCACACGATCACTGACCTGCAAG ACGCACTCCCTGACTCATCGGAGGGCGGTGCCGGGCCGGAGGAAGCTGTTTGACACCCTGCTGGCTGAACACAAGGGCCGAGCCAAGGAGAAGGACCGGGGCTGCAGACGGGAGACTCCGGCAGGAGGTGGCGGCCTGTCGCCCGAGCCCTTGCCTGCAGATCACGCCAACGGCAATGACACGAGGTCTCCTCTAAAAACCAGACTGGCCAGCTTATGTGTGCCGAG GCTGCCTGCGGCTGGtggtgggggcgccgtggcaATGTTCTCTTGCCCAGGTCCGCCTTTGGCACCTGTGCCTCCCTGCCCCGGGGCAGAAGGGTGTAACCGGCTGTCCAGCGATGAGACTGAGGGTGATGGCGAGGCCCCTGAGGGCCCCGAAGGGCCTGACTGCCATCCGCGGCCCTTGGCG TGCTGTGCATTCGGGGCCCGCCAGGTGGGTCCCGGGGGCTACGTGTTCGACCGGCGCTGGGACCGGCTGAGGGCGGTGCTGCAGCGAATGGTGGAGAAACACATCAGCTCACAGATGTGGAA GAAGATTCCGCTGGCTCTCGACAGCCCCGTGTCGCTGTCCGGGCCGCTCAGCTCCCCTCAGTGCCCCCCTGCCAGCCCGGTCTTCTCGCCCCTGTCGGCCCCCGCTCTCTTGCCCCCGGCCAGATTCGCCCCACCAGCAGATGGAGCCCCTGTGCTGGGCTACCCTGCCCCCTTCTCGCATGCCACTGGTGGCGGACGGGGAATCTTCAGCATCCtggacccctcccccaccccgccGGGCCTGGACCCCCTCTCGTCTGTGGGCAGACAGGCCAAGGCGAAGCCTGGGAGGAGCACACGACCTCATGGGCCAGCCCCTGGGGCTCTGGGCGTGGCGGTCGGGGGGCGGAAGAGGAAGGCCCCTCCCACTTCAGTGTCCACCTCCGCAACAGTTTCCGCATTGCCCCCCTGCGTCCCCCTCCCCACTCCTGCCAGTAACGGGACACCCACCCTCAGTGCCAAACCTGAGTTCTCTGGGCGCGTGGAAGGAGACTGCAGAGGCGCCCATGTGCCTGGCTTCCATACTCCACTAGAGGGCGACACCTGCTCACCCCACGGCCACCCTGCCGAGTCGAGGAAGCGGAAGGGATGCGTCACCTACACCAGACCCAGCAAGGTACCCAAGCTGCCACAGGTCTCCAGCATCTTCCGGAAGAGTGGCGCCGGCCTCCTGCCAGCGGTCCCCGAACCCCCGCTCCCTGCGTTTCCTCGACAG GGGGGAGACATGGGAGGACAGCAGGACAGACGGCAGTGCAATAAAAGACAAGACAATGCAATACCAGAACAATAA